In one window of Accipiter gentilis chromosome 28, bAccGen1.1, whole genome shotgun sequence DNA:
- the CHMP7 gene encoding charged multivesicular body protein 7 isoform X1: protein MCSPGGEPPGPAPAGDLPPEWETDDERMAFLFSAFKQSREVNSTEWDSKMAFWVGLVLARGRRRGAVRTCLRDLQHSFERRGSLPLGLGTVLRELLRRGKLQRESDFMASVDSSWISWGVGVFILKPLKWTLSSVLGDSKIPEEEEVLIYVELLQEKAEEVYRLYQNSALSSHPVVALSELRSLCASVCPDERTFYLLLLQLQKEKRVTILEQNGEKIVKFARGLHAKVSPMNDVDIGVYQLMQSEQLLSQKVESLSQEAEKCKEDARSACRAGKKQLALRCLKSKRRTERRIEELHSKLDAVQGILDRIYASQTDQMVFNAYQAGVGALKLSMKDVTVEKAENLVDQIQELCDTQDEVAQTLAGVGINGLAEMDTEELEKELDSLLQDSTKEPVDLPPVPQKVLNPPISDAELEAELEKLSVSDGDLAQKTPSASSEPKTALGLNL from the exons ATGTGCAGCCCGGGGGGGGAGCCGCCTGGGCCGGCCCCGGCGGGGGACCTGCCGCCCGAGTGGGAGACGGACGACGAGCGTATGGCTTTCCTTTTCTCGGCCTTCAAGCAGAGCCGTGAGGTGAACAGCACCGAGTGGGACAGCAAGATGGCCTTCTGGGTCGGGTTGGTCCtggcccgcggccgccgccggggagcCGTGCGTACTTGCCTGCGAGACCTGCAGCACAGCTTCGAGCGGCGCGGCAGTCTCCCGCTCGGCCTCGGCACCGTCCTCCGGGAGCTCCTCAG ACGTGGCAAGCTGCAGAGGGAGTCAGACTTCATGGCCAGTGTAGACAGCAGCTGGATCTCCTGGGGTGTGGGAGTCTTCATTCTGAAGCCCCTGAAGTGGACTCTTTCCAGTGTGTTGGGTGACAGTAAAATacctgaggaggaggaagttcTGATTTATGTGGAGCTGCTTCAG gagaaagcagaggaagTTTATCGCCTGTATCAGAACTCTGCACTTTCTTCTCACCCTGTTGTTGCCCTGTCAGAGCTGCGTTCCCTCTGTGCCAGTGTTTGTCCAGATGAAAGGACGTTCTACTTGTTGCTTCTCcagctgcaaaaggaaaagagggTCACGATCCTGGAACAGAATGGAGAGAAG ATAGTGAAGTTTGCTCGAGGTCTTCATGCCAAAGTCTCCCCGATGAATGATGTGGACATTGGAGTATATCAGTTGATGCAAAGCGAacagctgctgtcacagaagGTGGAGTCCCTTTCCCAGGAAGCAGAGAA GTGTAAAGAGGATGCCCGGAGTGCTTGTAGAGCTGGGAAAAAGCAATTG GCGCTGAGATGTTTGAAATCCAAACGAAGGACGGAAAGGCGCATTGAAGAGCTTCATTCCAAGCTGGATGCAGTGCAGGGGATCTTGGATCGTATATATGCCTCCCAGACTGACCAGATG gtatttaatGCCTATCAGGCTGGTGTGGGAGCTCTGAAACTGTCTATGAAGGATGTTACTGTGGAGAAGGCAGAGAACCTGGTGGATCAGATACAAGAG CTTTGTGATACTCAAGATGAAGTAGCCCAAACTCTGGCTGGAGTGGGGATCAATGGTCTag CAGAGATGGACACAGAGGAACTTGAGAAGGAGCTGGACAGTCTCCTCCAGGACTCAACTAAGGAGCCTGTGGATCTGCCTCCTGTTCCCCAGAAGGTGTTGAATCCACCCATTTCTGATGCTGAGCTTGAAGCTGAGTTGGAAAAGCTCTCTGTTTCTGATGGAG
- the CHMP7 gene encoding charged multivesicular body protein 7 isoform X2, which produces MCSPGGEPPGPAPAGDLPPEWETDDERMAFLFSAFKQSREVNSTEWDSKMAFWVGLVLARGRRRGAVRTCLRDLQHSFERRGSLPLGLGTVLRELLRRGKLQRESDFMASVDSSWISWGVGVFILKPLKWTLSSVLGDSKIPEEEEVLIYVELLQEKAEEVYRLYQNSALSSHPVVALSELRSLCASVCPDERTFYLLLLQLQKEKRVTILEQNGEKIVKFARGLHAKVSPMNDVDIGVYQLMQSEQLLSQKVESLSQEAEKCKEDARSACRAGKKQLALRCLKSKRRTERRIEELHSKLDAVQGILDRIYASQTDQMVFNAYQAGVGALKLSMKDVTVEKAENLVDQIQELCDTQDEVAQTLAGVGINGLEMDTEELEKELDSLLQDSTKEPVDLPPVPQKVLNPPISDAELEAELEKLSVSDGDLAQKTPSASSEPKTALGLNL; this is translated from the exons ATGTGCAGCCCGGGGGGGGAGCCGCCTGGGCCGGCCCCGGCGGGGGACCTGCCGCCCGAGTGGGAGACGGACGACGAGCGTATGGCTTTCCTTTTCTCGGCCTTCAAGCAGAGCCGTGAGGTGAACAGCACCGAGTGGGACAGCAAGATGGCCTTCTGGGTCGGGTTGGTCCtggcccgcggccgccgccggggagcCGTGCGTACTTGCCTGCGAGACCTGCAGCACAGCTTCGAGCGGCGCGGCAGTCTCCCGCTCGGCCTCGGCACCGTCCTCCGGGAGCTCCTCAG ACGTGGCAAGCTGCAGAGGGAGTCAGACTTCATGGCCAGTGTAGACAGCAGCTGGATCTCCTGGGGTGTGGGAGTCTTCATTCTGAAGCCCCTGAAGTGGACTCTTTCCAGTGTGTTGGGTGACAGTAAAATacctgaggaggaggaagttcTGATTTATGTGGAGCTGCTTCAG gagaaagcagaggaagTTTATCGCCTGTATCAGAACTCTGCACTTTCTTCTCACCCTGTTGTTGCCCTGTCAGAGCTGCGTTCCCTCTGTGCCAGTGTTTGTCCAGATGAAAGGACGTTCTACTTGTTGCTTCTCcagctgcaaaaggaaaagagggTCACGATCCTGGAACAGAATGGAGAGAAG ATAGTGAAGTTTGCTCGAGGTCTTCATGCCAAAGTCTCCCCGATGAATGATGTGGACATTGGAGTATATCAGTTGATGCAAAGCGAacagctgctgtcacagaagGTGGAGTCCCTTTCCCAGGAAGCAGAGAA GTGTAAAGAGGATGCCCGGAGTGCTTGTAGAGCTGGGAAAAAGCAATTG GCGCTGAGATGTTTGAAATCCAAACGAAGGACGGAAAGGCGCATTGAAGAGCTTCATTCCAAGCTGGATGCAGTGCAGGGGATCTTGGATCGTATATATGCCTCCCAGACTGACCAGATG gtatttaatGCCTATCAGGCTGGTGTGGGAGCTCTGAAACTGTCTATGAAGGATGTTACTGTGGAGAAGGCAGAGAACCTGGTGGATCAGATACAAGAG CTTTGTGATACTCAAGATGAAGTAGCCCAAACTCTGGCTGGAGTGGGGATCAATGGTCTag AGATGGACACAGAGGAACTTGAGAAGGAGCTGGACAGTCTCCTCCAGGACTCAACTAAGGAGCCTGTGGATCTGCCTCCTGTTCCCCAGAAGGTGTTGAATCCACCCATTTCTGATGCTGAGCTTGAAGCTGAGTTGGAAAAGCTCTCTGTTTCTGATGGAG